One segment of [Limnothrix rosea] IAM M-220 DNA contains the following:
- a CDS encoding response regulator transcription factor — protein sequence MHILYVEDELKIAEFVRAGLKEQGFVVDYCDNGNDGYDRALHQDYDVIVLDIMVPGKDGLAILKGIRKAGSQTPVILLTARNELDDRLDGLNLGADDYIAKPFFVEELIARIHAVIRRVSGDRQNMLIVEPLKLDRLAREVMCNEKAVELTSREFNFLEYLMRSPGRVFTRTQILEHVWGYDFNPNTNIVDVCVQRIRKKLDKVGGKGCIESVRGVGYRFQKPETSI from the coding sequence ATGCATATTCTCTACGTCGAAGATGAGCTAAAAATTGCAGAATTTGTTCGTGCTGGTCTTAAGGAACAAGGTTTTGTGGTGGACTATTGTGATAACGGCAACGATGGTTATGATCGGGCGTTGCACCAAGATTATGACGTGATTGTGCTGGATATTATGGTGCCGGGAAAGGATGGTCTAGCCATTCTTAAAGGTATTCGTAAAGCGGGCAGCCAAACTCCGGTCATTCTCCTGACGGCGCGCAATGAACTGGACGATCGCCTTGATGGTTTAAATCTCGGTGCGGATGATTATATTGCGAAGCCATTTTTTGTGGAAGAACTGATTGCTCGTATCCATGCTGTGATTCGGCGGGTGTCCGGCGATCGCCAAAATATGTTGATTGTTGAGCCATTAAAACTAGATCGTCTGGCGCGGGAAGTGATGTGCAATGAGAAAGCGGTGGAACTCACCTCGCGGGAGTTTAACTTTCTAGAGTATTTAATGCGATCGCCGGGACGAGTATTTACGAGAACCCAAATTTTGGAACATGTCTGGGGCTACGACTTTAATCCCAATACGAATATTGTCGATGTCTGCGTGCAGCGTATCCGTAAAAAGCTCGATAAAGTGGGCGGTAAAGGCTGCATTGAAAGTGTGCGGGGTGTGGGCTATCGCTTTCAAAAACCGGAAACATCAATCTAA
- a CDS encoding PCP reductase family protein has protein sequence MNYPNFPEEIPWTEAAKVKYKNIPFYARSQARQTIEELAREEEVEEITAELVVRAQQRFGK, from the coding sequence ATGAATTATCCTAATTTTCCAGAAGAAATTCCTTGGACTGAAGCTGCCAAGGTGAAATATAAAAATATTCCTTTTTATGCCCGCTCCCAAGCTCGCCAAACTATTGAAGAGCTAGCTCGTGAAGAGGAAGTTGAAGAAATTACAGCGGAATTAGTCGTTCGCGCGCAACAGCGTTTTGGCAAATAA
- a CDS encoding OB-fold-containig protein, producing the protein MIFDAANLGYWVLLGLGIVLFLFVIFSGGGDDDLDAEVDADLDVDVDVDADIDADVDADIDGDVDGDVEADGSSGVLSVLSWFGFGQAPLMILLAIDCSLWGLLGWIFNVWIGAGTGQIPTGVMGAGVFWLSGAIALWSGKLLAYPLGKMFASFGEDVSSERLVGCEGTVTSKILPPYIDGKIGQVDVYDAARNMVTVNASSPPWATVVPTRGQKIIIVEWTEHAYLAIAKDSSDEDQWLRKLRS; encoded by the coding sequence ATGATTTTTGATGCCGCGAATTTAGGATACTGGGTACTGCTGGGTTTGGGTATAGTGCTTTTCCTCTTCGTGATTTTTTCTGGCGGAGGCGACGATGATCTGGATGCGGAAGTTGATGCGGATTTAGACGTGGACGTTGATGTGGATGCTGATATTGACGCGGATGTGGATGCAGACATTGATGGCGATGTCGATGGTGATGTTGAGGCGGACGGTAGTTCTGGCGTGCTCTCGGTTTTATCTTGGTTTGGGTTTGGGCAAGCTCCCTTAATGATCTTGCTGGCGATCGACTGTAGTTTATGGGGATTGCTGGGCTGGATTTTTAATGTTTGGATTGGTGCAGGTACGGGTCAAATTCCGACAGGGGTAATGGGAGCAGGTGTATTTTGGCTGAGTGGGGCGATCGCCTTGTGGAGTGGCAAACTGCTGGCTTATCCCCTTGGCAAAATGTTCGCGTCATTTGGCGAAGATGTCAGTAGCGAACGGCTCGTCGGTTGCGAGGGCACAGTCACATCAAAGATTTTGCCCCCCTACATTGACGGAAAAATCGGGCAAGTGGATGTTTACGACGCAGCACGCAACATGGTGACAGTAAATGCAAGTAGTCCCCCTTGGGCAACAGTTGTACCAACTAGAGGGCAAAAAATTATCATTGTGGAATGGACGGAACATGCCTATCTGGCGATCGCCAAAGACAGCTCCGATGAAGACCAATGGTTGCGTAAACTCCGATCCTAA
- the pruA gene encoding L-glutamate gamma-semialdehyde dehydrogenase codes for MQAQSPYETKTQAIAKELISATREKRSFFSKLQDQMRLDDKLLGWTMENPFLRVQLFRFIDTLPALKDNGEIARHLQQYLGDDTVELPAALKKILNFTEPNSPPAQIAAATISKSVETLAFKYISGENTKQLLKTVERLRKDKMAFTIDLLGEAVITESEAQQYQQTYLDLMADLAAEAKRWSKVNAIDEADGEALAKVQVSVKLTAFYSQFDPLDPAGSKANVAERVRLLLRHAKDLGVAVHFDMEHYEYKTLTLQILKEVLMEEEFRDRRDIGVTMQGYLRDSYADLEGLVAWAKERGTPITVRLVKGAYWDQETINALQNHWEQPVFNEKGATDINYERMTRLLLENHQYLYGAIASHNVRSQAVACAIAKELNIPRRNFECQVLYGMGDQLAKALVKEGYRVRVYCPYGKILPGMAYLIRRLLENTANSSFLRQNLEERPVEELIAPPTGDLNQTIHDIAASPIHFDAAPNTDYAEPDLRSKAEFALDEVKKQLGKRYLPFINGEYVQTENFVDSVNPSRSAELIGKVGQISQEQAQEAIAAAKAAFPAWKKTPATERANILRKAAEIMETRRHELNAWICLETGKTLREADPEVSEAIDFCRYYADEMERLAHGFDVKPDDLSQVRGFKKYDVCGETNRYHYQPRGIAVVISPWNFPFAIATGMTVAALVTGNCTLLKPAATSSVIGAKIAEILIEAGMPKGVFQFVPGRGSTVGNYMVKHPDVHLIAFTGSREVGCDIYANAAIVQPGQKHLKRVIAEMGGKNAIIVDDSADLDQAVAGVLHSAFGYSGQKCSACSRAIVMDAVHDTFVERLVEAVKSINVGETDNPSVKMGPVIDGSAQAKIKDYILKGKEQSTVAFETEVPDNGFYVSPTIFTGVKADHGIAQEEIFGPVLAVIKVSSFDEALEVANGTDYALTGGIYSRTPLSIERATEEFEVGNLYINRGITGAIVSRQPFGGFKMSGVGSKAGGPDYLLQFLEPRHVTENVQRQGFAPIEGVD; via the coding sequence ATGCAAGCTCAAAGCCCTTACGAAACAAAAACTCAGGCGATCGCCAAAGAATTAATCTCTGCAACACGGGAAAAACGCTCATTTTTCTCAAAATTACAGGATCAAATGCGCCTAGACGATAAATTACTGGGCTGGACAATGGAAAACCCCTTTTTACGGGTGCAATTGTTTCGCTTTATTGATACCTTACCTGCCCTAAAAGATAACGGTGAAATCGCCCGTCATCTCCAGCAATATTTAGGCGATGATACCGTTGAGTTGCCCGCTGCTCTGAAGAAAATTTTAAACTTTACAGAACCGAATTCGCCGCCAGCCCAAATTGCCGCCGCAACCATTAGTAAATCGGTGGAAACCCTCGCTTTTAAATATATTTCTGGCGAAAACACTAAACAACTTCTAAAAACTGTCGAACGGCTGCGCAAGGACAAAATGGCGTTTACGATTGACCTCCTCGGCGAAGCGGTAATCACAGAATCGGAAGCGCAACAATATCAACAAACCTATTTGGATTTGATGGCAGATCTTGCAGCAGAAGCGAAGCGTTGGTCTAAGGTGAATGCCATTGATGAAGCGGATGGAGAAGCCCTCGCAAAAGTTCAGGTGTCGGTAAAATTAACGGCGTTTTATTCGCAATTTGATCCCCTCGATCCGGCGGGCAGTAAAGCAAATGTGGCTGAAAGGGTACGGCTGTTATTACGTCACGCGAAAGACCTTGGAGTGGCTGTTCATTTTGATATGGAGCACTACGAATATAAGACTCTCACGCTGCAAATTCTTAAGGAAGTTTTGATGGAAGAAGAGTTCCGCGATCGCCGTGATATTGGCGTAACGATGCAGGGATATTTGCGGGATTCTTATGCCGATCTAGAAGGTCTGGTTGCATGGGCAAAGGAGCGGGGCACACCCATCACTGTCCGCCTTGTGAAGGGTGCTTATTGGGATCAGGAAACGATTAATGCCTTGCAAAATCATTGGGAACAGCCCGTTTTTAATGAGAAGGGCGCGACGGATATTAACTACGAACGCATGACTCGTTTGCTATTGGAAAATCACCAGTATCTCTACGGGGCGATCGCCAGTCATAATGTGCGGTCTCAGGCGGTGGCTTGTGCGATCGCCAAGGAACTGAATATTCCCCGCCGCAACTTTGAATGTCAGGTGCTGTATGGCATGGGCGATCAACTGGCGAAAGCTTTGGTGAAAGAAGGCTATCGGGTGCGAGTGTATTGTCCCTATGGCAAAATTCTGCCGGGGATGGCCTATCTCATTCGTCGTTTGCTGGAAAATACCGCCAATAGTTCTTTCCTCCGCCAAAACCTAGAGGAACGTCCCGTTGAAGAATTGATTGCACCACCGACAGGCGATCTCAACCAAACTATCCATGACATCGCCGCCAGCCCTATTCATTTTGATGCGGCTCCCAATACTGATTACGCCGAGCCAGATTTGCGGAGTAAGGCAGAATTTGCCCTTGATGAAGTGAAAAAGCAGCTGGGCAAACGCTATTTGCCTTTCATCAACGGCGAATATGTGCAAACCGAAAATTTTGTAGATTCGGTAAATCCTTCTCGTTCAGCAGAACTTATAGGTAAGGTTGGGCAAATTTCTCAGGAGCAAGCACAAGAGGCGATCGCCGCTGCTAAAGCTGCCTTTCCCGCATGGAAGAAAACCCCTGCTACCGAACGGGCCAACATTCTCCGTAAAGCTGCCGAAATCATGGAAACCCGCCGCCATGAATTGAATGCTTGGATTTGTCTTGAAACCGGAAAAACCTTGCGCGAAGCTGATCCGGAAGTGTCGGAAGCGATCGATTTTTGTCGTTACTATGCCGATGAAATGGAGCGTCTCGCCCATGGTTTCGACGTGAAACCCGATGACCTCTCCCAAGTGCGCGGTTTCAAAAAATATGATGTGTGCGGTGAAACCAACCGTTACCATTACCAACCACGCGGCATTGCGGTGGTTATTTCTCCTTGGAATTTTCCCTTTGCGATCGCCACAGGTATGACCGTTGCAGCACTGGTAACTGGTAACTGCACACTGTTAAAGCCTGCCGCCACCTCCAGCGTCATCGGCGCAAAAATCGCCGAAATTCTCATCGAAGCCGGAATGCCCAAAGGTGTGTTCCAGTTTGTGCCGGGGCGGGGTTCTACCGTTGGTAACTACATGGTAAAACATCCCGATGTGCATCTCATTGCCTTTACTGGTTCCCGCGAAGTGGGTTGTGATATTTATGCGAATGCGGCGATCGTGCAACCGGGTCAAAAGCATCTCAAGCGGGTCATTGCGGAGATGGGCGGAAAGAACGCGATCATCGTCGATGACAGTGCCGACCTCGACCAAGCGGTGGCGGGAGTGCTCCATTCTGCCTTTGGTTATAGCGGTCAAAAGTGTTCGGCTTGTTCCCGTGCCATTGTGATGGATGCGGTGCATGACACCTTCGTTGAGCGTCTGGTGGAAGCGGTGAAATCCATTAATGTCGGTGAAACGGATAATCCCAGCGTCAAGATGGGGCCTGTGATTGATGGGTCTGCCCAAGCAAAAATTAAGGACTACATCCTCAAGGGTAAGGAGCAATCCACCGTCGCCTTTGAAACGGAGGTGCCAGACAATGGATTCTATGTGTCCCCCACGATTTTCACTGGGGTAAAGGCTGACCACGGGATCGCCCAAGAGGAGATTTTTGGGCCAGTGCTGGCGGTGATTAAGGTGAGTTCCTTTGATGAGGCGTTAGAGGTTGCCAATGGCACGGACTATGCGCTGACTGGTGGGATTTACTCGCGCACTCCCCTCTCCATTGAGCGGGCAACGGAGGAGTTTGAAGTGGGTAATCTTTATATCAATCGGGGGATTACGGGGGCGATCGTGTCGCGTCAACCGTTTGGTGGCTTCAAGATGTCTGGTGTGGGTTCTAAAGCGGGTGGCCCTGATTATCTCCTGCAATTCCTAGAGCCACGTCATGTGACTGAAAATGTTCAACGTCAAGGTTTTGCACCTATTGAAGGAGTTGATTAA
- a CDS encoding sensor histidine kinase: MKLSSFRLRIALFSAMLAGIAVSGFGGISYVLLYQSKAQNLDLEIQERLLREATIPKPSTAWQSLEESRNLFFTENFTSNALVYVLNHDQTIIYQSVNWEKDLNPNLSFPPQPSLPKDFLNNPRRPAPSMMNRDIQRRPFKAQQLQELTNLSPLTTIKTTNGYWRLGTASSPFVQMAIAVNLEVIDQEMALIRNIFVLLIPATLVIVMAGAWWLSSNALGSVQKITNTLKKVTAKGLDQRVSINDLDTEFFELVNVFNQMMARLERSFQQASRFSGDAAHELKTPLAILQGELEQAMQNAPAGSPQQQTFGRLLDEIRRLSSITRKLLLLSLADAGQMKLQTQTIDFSELVLELTEDIELMAPELNLQLKLARNLKLKGDRQLIIQVLQNLITNAIKYNIPNGFIAIETFQNQHHIIFKISNSSNGLKGGDRQRVFERFQRGDASHNRKVEGFGLGLSLSREIARAHGGNLKLEPTTKLVVFTLTLPTLLN; the protein is encoded by the coding sequence TTGAAACTATCTTCTTTTCGACTGCGAATTGCTCTATTTTCTGCCATGCTCGCTGGCATTGCAGTATCAGGATTTGGTGGCATTTCTTACGTTTTACTTTATCAATCAAAAGCCCAAAATTTAGATCTTGAAATTCAAGAACGCTTATTACGAGAAGCCACGATTCCCAAACCAAGTACTGCTTGGCAATCTTTAGAAGAATCTCGTAATTTATTTTTTACAGAAAATTTCACCTCTAATGCTTTAGTCTATGTCCTCAATCATGACCAAACCATCATTTACCAATCAGTAAACTGGGAAAAAGATTTAAATCCTAATTTATCTTTTCCGCCACAACCATCACTACCTAAAGATTTTTTAAATAACCCTCGTCGTCCTGCTCCTTCTATGATGAATCGAGATATACAGCGACGACCCTTTAAGGCTCAACAGCTTCAAGAACTCACCAATCTTTCACCGTTAACAACCATCAAAACGACTAATGGTTATTGGCGACTAGGCACGGCATCTTCACCATTTGTCCAGATGGCGATCGCCGTCAATTTAGAAGTAATAGATCAAGAGATGGCGCTCATTCGGAATATTTTTGTGCTGCTCATTCCGGCAACGTTGGTGATAGTAATGGCGGGGGCGTGGTGGCTTTCAAGTAATGCCCTCGGCTCTGTGCAAAAGATTACGAATACTCTCAAAAAAGTAACGGCAAAAGGGCTTGATCAGCGGGTATCAATTAACGATTTAGATACAGAATTTTTTGAACTTGTAAATGTGTTTAATCAAATGATGGCACGTCTGGAACGGAGCTTTCAACAGGCTTCGCGGTTTAGTGGTGATGCTGCCCACGAACTCAAAACTCCCCTCGCTATTTTGCAGGGAGAGTTAGAACAGGCGATGCAAAATGCTCCGGCAGGTTCGCCGCAACAACAAACTTTTGGGCGCTTACTAGATGAAATTCGACGGCTCAGTTCGATTACCCGCAAACTATTACTTTTATCTTTGGCTGATGCGGGTCAAATGAAGCTGCAAACTCAAACAATTGATTTTTCTGAGCTGGTGTTAGAGCTCACTGAAGATATTGAACTGATGGCTCCAGAGTTAAATTTACAACTAAAACTTGCACGAAATTTAAAGCTTAAGGGCGATCGCCAACTCATCATCCAAGTCTTACAAAATCTAATTACTAATGCGATTAAATACAATATTCCTAACGGTTTTATCGCTATTGAAACGTTCCAGAATCAACACCATATTATTTTCAAAATTAGTAATTCTTCCAATGGTCTAAAGGGCGGCGATCGCCAGCGAGTTTTTGAACGATTTCAACGGGGCGATGCTTCCCATAATCGCAAAGTCGAAGGCTTCGGTTTAGGTTTAAGTTTATCTAGGGAAATTGCCCGCGCTCACGGTGGTAACTTGAAACTCGAACCGACTACAAAATTAGTGGTTTTCACTCTAACCTTACCGACACTACTAAATTAG
- a CDS encoding CDP-alcohol phosphatidyltransferase family protein, with translation MIKIKNQSIYWHHQVIFCMRWLPGILVSFRFAVAPLLLWDAADQRTSSWFVVGYILAVLSDIFDGIIARRLGVSTTALRQADSWADISLYLCIAISAWLVYPEVLVAFKIPLLSAIAIQLCLFTVSLIKFKKMPSFHTYTAKAWGLALLIATIALFGFNYAETLWLAIALCWLNTVEEILMTLVLPVWQCDILSLFHALQLRKTMV, from the coding sequence ATGATTAAAATCAAAAACCAGAGTATTTATTGGCATCATCAAGTTATTTTTTGTATGCGATGGCTTCCGGGAATTTTAGTTAGTTTCCGGTTTGCTGTTGCTCCCTTGCTACTGTGGGATGCTGCCGATCAGCGTACCAGTTCTTGGTTTGTCGTTGGCTATATCTTGGCGGTGTTATCGGATATTTTTGACGGCATTATCGCCCGCCGTTTGGGGGTGAGCACCACCGCCTTACGTCAGGCGGATAGTTGGGCTGATATTTCTCTTTATTTGTGTATTGCCATCAGTGCTTGGCTCGTATACCCAGAAGTCTTAGTCGCCTTCAAAATACCGCTACTCTCGGCGATCGCCATTCAGCTTTGTTTGTTTACGGTGAGTTTGATTAAATTCAAAAAAATGCCCAGCTTCCATACCTACACTGCCAAAGCTTGGGGACTGGCACTCTTGATTGCAACCATTGCGTTATTTGGTTTTAATTATGCGGAAACCCTTTGGTTGGCGATCGCCTTGTGTTGGCTGAATACCGTCGAAGAAATTCTGATGACCTTAGTTTTACCGGTATGGCAGTGCGATATTTTAAGCTTGTTTCACGCATTACAACTCCGGAAAACAATGGTTTAA